ACCTTCTAAGATATTGTAAACTAAAATCTGCTGGTATTTTCTTAGATTCATTTATCTTACACTCTGATATACCTATATGTGTTAGAAGTATTTTATCATAAATCATTTCATTAGTAACTATATCTTTTCTTTCACTATAAGGCACACAAACTATATCATTAGTAAGAAACTCTGTTTTAGAAATAACCCTTATGTTACTATTAATATCTGGAAGTAAAGTTATGAATGAATAGAAATCTTTATCCACTTGACTTATATCATGGTTACCAAGTATAATTATAGTTTCTATATCTACATCTTTAAAAAATGTTATAAGTTTATGAGCTAAATATGATGATACATTACTTTTATCTATAACATCACCAAGTATTAGAACATTATCACAGTTCTCTTTTTTTGCAGTGTCATATGCTAATTGTAAATTAACTAATGGTAATAAAATACCATCATATTCATTCATAAGTGGATTATATTTTGATCTATTCATAAAGTGAATATCTGATATTAGAACTGATTTCATTCTTTACCTCCCTCACTTACATAGTTCTATATTACAAAGAAGAACAAAAAACAGTATAGGTAGCTTTCTCTACCTATACTGTTAGAAAAAAATTACAAACCTGTATTTCCTGACTTATTGTCAGATAATGTTGGTGTTGGTAGAAGATCATTTTGTTGGAATTGTTGCTGTTGTAGTTGTTGTTGCATACCAAAATTACTTTGGAATTGACTATTTTGGTTACTAACAAATGTGTTTGTATTTTGTTGATTTCTCTGATATTGTCTTTGCTGAGTTTGCTGCTGTATTGGTGGAGGTGGTGGTACTTGTGTATCTAAGTTCGCTGAATATGGTCTATTATCTACATATTGGTTTTGATTTTGAGTTGGATAATTGTTATATCTATCCTGATTATCTTGATTATTTTGTCTTTGAGCAAGTTTATTTGACACATCATATGCGGTTAACTGAGCTATAAATGTTGGAAGATTTTTCAAGAATGAAATTAAAATAAAATAGCCTTCAGGTCCAAATGGAACAGAACATGTAAAATTATCTTTGTAAAGATATAGACTTCCAGATAAGTTTGCATTTACTCTTATAGATAATTTAGAAACAGATTTCATTCCTTGCATCTTCTGTTCTTTTGAACCAGGAAAATGTGTTACTACAATTTCATAAAAACTAACTGGATTTTGATTTTGATTCTGTTGCATTTGTTTAATTCCTGCTTCTATTGTACCATTATTAAATGCAACTTGTTTCTCAAGTAAATTAGCAACTAATAAAGCTTCATCAAGTGTTAGAGAAAAATGCTGCATGTTCTGGTAATCATACATTTTCATACCTTTTGTAATTTGATTTGGTGCGACATTTGGATTTAAAGATCTTGCAAATGAAAATGATGCTGTTCCTCTACTTGTGTAATCAAGCATTACAGTACCTGTTTTTGTGTTGTAAAATTGATAGAACATAATAAACCTCCTTCTATAGATTTCTCATGAGATGAAGTAAAATAAAATTACTTTCTAACTCTCTCTGCGATAGACATTAAATCTTCGAATGAGTTAAATACTTGAGCATAGTTATCTACTTTAAATAACTGGAATGGTAGATATGAATTTATAAGATAACTAGATGCTGTTGTTATTATCTTTCTAGATAAGATATTTGGAACATAATTATAAATAGTACTTAGGTTTTTACTTGTCTGTAATAATTTAACATTTCCATCTTTCTTGGATAAAGTACTTAAAATTTCA
The nucleotide sequence above comes from Nitrososphaerota archaeon. Encoded proteins:
- a CDS encoding metallophosphoesterase, whose amino-acid sequence is MKSVLISDIHFMNRSKYNPLMNEYDGILLPLVNLQLAYDTAKKENCDNVLILGDVIDKSNVSSYLAHKLITFFKDVDIETIIILGNHDISQVDKDFYSFITLLPDINSNIRVISKTEFLTNDIVCVPYSERKDIVTNEMIYDKILLTHIGISECKINESKKIPADFSLQYLRRYVRVITGHYHYPQEVGNVLVVGSPWEIRKDEFEHSEKRIVVYDFDKLKYKSIPSIRNICTKYYSVK